A genomic segment from Panulirus ornatus isolate Po-2019 chromosome 20, ASM3632096v1, whole genome shotgun sequence encodes:
- the LOC139756132 gene encoding uncharacterized protein, with the protein MPADEDPGVLGRGIPPTESHFSIKTSSRASLSSAATPTPCYSSSSSSSVSSEIAGLGGQLRSTDSLSSAELHSPTCSDPAAVSAAGATCTSTNALEVRLVPQAGAPHCLPPVASPTIRTTLFPQPSPGSEHSVSSSCDRTYGLSPVSLRRVSPDATPTVTISRHVPVTTSVGWLRGSPTPSLASSLSSGQSCASPSLCATSVVASVCTSAPSSSLVSTVSLSIPTVSLSPYLSRGHSPTTTRIVRSTSAAAWYQHPSPAPPGARIPETTSTPDHLLSSGFRMSGGGSSDQRGPRVHNLALTHLASSDAVPPCLHSPPPSYEQLCNPNALPTYQEATQSSSGKRRGEQRTVFTLPSNTDPITSDPLLQEGDRSLRGGVLASLAAELSDSEGGYSTILDAIPHEHPRDPCATVPVRFLRSCSLRRLRPPKIQPPCLTSVCNKALVRKELNRRWPFIAGAREDDHCPGLILVECSSHLTVAHLPEPARNPDGGVAGGSGSHISVTGGGVGVDLSGIVGDNFTDVMLGSPATNTNTNTNNASASSNNTTTITAIDLDATALSSQVLFYLCGKCVGYDSFDMENVKSHMEYDCPGSHNQWGGNAELYLVLRAVLFVVIIIFVFVWLPYLRL; encoded by the exons ATGCCGGCGGACGAGGATCCCGGGGTGTTGGGTCGGGGGATCCCGCCCACAGAGAGCCACTTCTCCATCAAGACCTCCTCCAGGGCCTCCCTCTCCAGCGCCGCCACCCCGACcccctgctactcctcctcctcctcctcctccgtgtcctCGGAGATCGCGGGTCTCGGCGGGCAGCTCCGCTCGACTGACTCCCTCTCCTCCGCCGAGCTGCACTCCCCGACCTGCAGCGACCCCGCCGCCGTGTCCGCGGCGGGCGCCACCTGCACCAGCACCAACGccctggaggtgaggctggtgccGCAGGCCGGCGCCCCTCACTGCCTCCCGCCCGTCGCATCCCCGACCATCCGGACGACGCTCTTCCCCCAGCCTTCCCCGGGGTCGGAGCACTCCGTGTCCTCCTCCTGCGACAGGACCTACGGCCTCTCGCCCGTCTCCCTGAGGCGGGTGAGCCCCGACGCGACCCCGACCGTCACCATCTCGCGTCACGTCCCTGTCACGACGTCCGTCGGGTGGCTCAGGGGCTCCCCGACCCCATCGCTGGCGTCCTCCTTGTCGTCGGGCCAGTCTTGCGCCTCTCCGTCACTATGCGCCACCTCCGTCGTGGCCTCGGTGTGCACGTCCGCGCCGTCTTCCTCGCTGGTGTCGACCGTCTCCCTGTCCATCCCTACCGTGTCCCTGTCGCCGTACCTGTCCCGCGGCCACTCCCCGACCACCACGAGAATAGTGAGGTCGACGTCGGCGGCTGCTTGGTACCAGCACCCGTCGCCGGCCCCGCCAGGAGCAAGGATACCCGAGACTACCAG CACCCCGGATCATCTGCTGAGCTCGGGTTTCCGGATGTCAGGAGGTGGTAGCAGCGACCAGCGTGGTCCTCGGGTCCACAACCTTGCCCTGACGCACCTCGCCTCCAGCGATGCCGTCCCGCCCTGcctccactcacctcctccctcctacgaACAG CTGTGTAACCCGAACGCGCTGCCGACCTACCAGGAGGCGACCCAGAGCTCCAGCGGCAAGCGTCGCGGGGAACAGAGGACAGTGTTCACCTTGCCCTCCAATACTGATCCCATCACTAGCGACCCTCTTCTTCAG GAGGGAGATCGGAGTCTACGTGGGGGCGTGCTGGCCTCCCTGGCAGCTGAGCTGAGCGACTCCGAAGGCGGCTACTCCACCATCCTGGACGCCATCCCCCATGAGCACCCGAGAGACCCCTGCGCCACCGTCCCCGTCAG GTTCCTGCGCTCGTGTTCCCTGAGGCGTCTGCGGCCGCCCAAGATCCAGCCTCCGTGCCTCACCTCCGTCTGCAACAAGGCGCTCGTCCGGAAG GAACTGAACCGTCGGTGGCCCTTCATCGCTGGGGCCCGGGAGGACGACCACTGCCCAGGTCTCATCCTGGTGGAGTGCTCTTCCCACCTGACCGTCGCACACCTCCCGGAGCCCGCTCGGAACCCCGACGGAGGCGTCGCAGGAGGGAGCGGTAGCCACATCTCCGTCACTGGTGGAGGCGTAGGAGTAGACCTGAGCGGCATTGTAGGCGACAACTTCACGGACGTGATGCTGGGCTCGcccgccaccaacaccaacaccaacaccaacaacgcctccgcctcctccaacaacaccaccaccatcaccgccatcgACTTGGACGCCACAGCCCTCTCCTCGCAGGTCCTCTTCTACCTCTGTGGCAAGTGCGTCGGGTACGACTCCTTCGACATGGAGAACGTCAAGTCGCACATGGAGTACGACTGCCCAGGGTCGCACAACCAGTGGGGCGGCAACGCCGAGCTGTACCTCGTCCTGCGCGCGGTTCtcttcgtcgtcatcatcatattCGTCTTCGTGTGGCTCCCTTACCTCAGGCTGTGA